A genomic window from Pyxicephalus adspersus chromosome 2, UCB_Pads_2.0, whole genome shotgun sequence includes:
- the LOC140322902 gene encoding DAN domain family member 5-like, producing the protein MFVSQFVILLLPALVASAPLEDEEGSAFIPMNALRGRTRTSTFSGSKGASPLAFLNSPYVRRDKVDFRRTFPQRMLGEVSKDRMDERALQRKLTWQKAIIKEVTRSHPDQVLPIGHDELKRSRCNALPFIQNIFKENCSPVQITNKFCFGQCNSFYVPGLPGGFSQPCTSCSPVRTRPIVVPLLCHGGRLVLEKVDLVVECGCGGRSNEDTKKEGSGGGFLSVS; encoded by the exons ATGTTCGTGTCACAGTTTGTAATACTCCTGCTTCCAGCCTTAGTGGCTTCAGCTCCGTTAGAAGATGAAGAAGGGTCAGCATTTATCCCAATGAACGCTTTACGTGGAAGAACTCGTACAAGTACCTTTTCTGGGTCTAAAGGAGCCTCTCCTCTTGCTTTCCTAAATTCCCCCTATGTCAGGAGAGATAAAGTGGATTTTAGAAGGACTTTCCCACAAAGAATGCTGGGTGAGGTGTCCAAGGACCGTATGGATGAAAGAGCTTTACAGAGGAAATTGACGTGGCAGAAAGCCATCATTAAAGAGGTGACCAGGTCACATCCAGACCAGGTGCTGCCAATTGGACACGATGAACTGAAGAGGTCGAGATGTAATGCTTTGCCTTTTATCcag AACATATTTAAGGAAAACTGCTCCCCAGTGCAGATCACCAACAAATTCTGCTTTGGACAATGCAACTCGTTCTATGTCCCTGGCTTACCAGGTGGATTTTCACAGCCGTGTACTTCCTGCTCCCCCGTGCGGACCAGACCCATCGTGGTTCCCCTGCTTTGCCATGGAGGCAGACTTGTCTTGGAGAAAGTGGACCTGGTGGTAGAATGCGGCTGTGGGGGCCGCTCCAATGAGGATACTAAGAAAGAAGGCAGTGGTGGAGGCTTCCTGTCTGTATCCTAA